A single genomic interval of Sphingobacteriales bacterium harbors:
- a CDS encoding IS982 family transposase, producing MPKISESEILTILIFYHYSGYKCFEYYYKALVLNDLKTYFPTAPSYNYFIELIERVALPMAILAKLTCQQAEKTGIYYIDAKALPVCDMLRAKQHKVFAQTASKGKSSMGWFFGFKLHLIVNHKGQIVDFALTTGQVADNSKDLLNKLLEKISGTLFGDKGYLTTLWNNFFEKGLKIITKVKKNMKNRLMSLEERLLLKKRPMIEAINDILTSVFDLEHTRHRKPQNAFVHIVASLVAYQFYPNKPQVDLAKIY from the coding sequence GTGCCCAAAATTTCGGAAAGTGAGATACTTACGATTCTGATTTTCTACCACTATTCGGGCTATAAATGTTTTGAATATTACTATAAAGCATTGGTTTTGAATGACTTAAAGACCTATTTTCCTACTGCCCCATCCTACAACTATTTTATAGAGTTAATAGAACGGGTTGCTCTTCCTATGGCGATTTTAGCCAAATTAACCTGCCAGCAAGCAGAAAAAACAGGAATTTATTACATAGATGCCAAAGCGCTACCTGTTTGTGACATGCTGCGAGCCAAGCAACATAAAGTTTTTGCTCAAACCGCCTCGAAAGGAAAATCTTCTATGGGGTGGTTTTTCGGCTTTAAGCTCCACCTGATAGTCAATCACAAAGGACAAATCGTGGACTTTGCTTTGACTACAGGACAGGTGGCAGACAATAGTAAAGACCTCTTAAACAAGCTATTAGAGAAAATATCAGGCACATTGTTTGGCGATAAAGGCTATTTGACTACCTTATGGAACAACTTTTTTGAAAAAGGACTAAAAATAATTACCAAGGTCAAAAAGAATATGAAAAACAGACTAATGTCTTTAGAAGAAAGGCTCTTATTGAAAAAAAGACCTATGATTGAAGCCATTAATGATATTTTGACCTCGGTTTTTGACTTAGAACATACCAGACACAGAAAACCACAGAATGCTTTTGTCCATATAGTCGCTAGCTTGGTAGCCTATCAGTTTTACCCCAATAAACCTCAAGTAGATCTTGCTAAAATTTACTAA
- a CDS encoding DNA-3-methyladenine glycosylase, which yields MIVETEAYRGADDRACHAYPNKLTPRNAIMFNNGGVAYVYLCYGVHFLFNVVTGPINQPDAVLIRGIKPVEGLPAMLQRRKLSPSLLNGAPQKKIASKLASGPGSLAQALGININYNGTDLTGNTIYIEDIGLNPQSNQLIEVTTRVGLSARAGSCALRPWRFYWCGEK from the coding sequence ATTATTGTCGAAACAGAAGCCTACCGAGGGGCCGACGACAGGGCTTGCCATGCTTACCCCAACAAACTAACACCGCGCAATGCCATAATGTTTAACAATGGTGGCGTTGCCTACGTTTATTTATGTTATGGGGTTCATTTTTTGTTTAACGTAGTTACAGGGCCAATCAACCAACCCGATGCAGTACTTATCAGAGGCATTAAACCTGTTGAAGGCTTGCCTGCTATGCTTCAGCGCCGGAAGCTAAGCCCATCGCTGCTTAATGGCGCGCCCCAAAAGAAAATAGCAAGCAAGCTGGCTTCGGGCCCCGGATCATTAGCACAAGCTTTGGGTATAAACATTAATTATAATGGCACTGATTTAACTGGCAATACTATATATATTGAAGATATTGGCTTGAACCCTCAAAGCAACCAGCTAATTGAAGTAACAACACGTGTTGGGTTGTCGGCTCGGGCGGGCAGTTGCGCCTTGCGTCCTTGGCGTTTTTATTGGTGCGGTGAAAAATGA
- a CDS encoding T9SS-dependent M36 family metallopeptidase, whose translation MPKSLPTFLLLLLALCSSSLQYSGLVQAQTQFNGLPPQQTIEKALIHIQKNYAKFGVTPADVADLIITDAYTTKHNGVSHIYMQQVVKGIPIYNGVANVNITANNEILSVGNRLQANIAQRINTVKPVLSEIDALNAAISQLKFPLPDKLTIGWRFNPDKNNYEFVFPKYPNQLPIPCKLMFTPITAADQSKSEIRLTWDLAMYQPDGQHWWSVRIDAENGQIVHKIDWVVRCNWQHCEANETACPPMDNTCSTQTHENCEHGHTETDEITTSSETFKQMGEYDYNVYAVPVESPTHGDRQVVNSPWLLAPNASPFGWHDTDGDIDPDYYITRGNNVRARDDQNGDDQGGYSPGDTTLDFNYPVDFSKAPKDNMDPALTNLFYWNNTMHDFCYLFGFDEVSGNFQENNYGKGGIGSDYVNADGLDGSGTNNANFATGPDGENPRMQMFLWGAGGGAVMKITEPQPIANDYTCVLASFGPSLPFAPDKLTGELILVDDDSANPTLGCEAPFVNANQVKDNIALIDRGTCNFTVKVMNAQDAGAIAVIVCQNDDLGPFAMGGSDPAINIPSVMISKADCEIIKAQLTTGSEVFVDLSATGSNEIDGDFDNGVICHEYGHGVSNRLTGGPDNAGCLNNGEQMGEGWSDFFGLALTTTSKHKSTDARGIGTYVLGQLPNGSGIRNYPYSTDMGINPHTYNSLKESSEVHFVGEVWCAMLWDLYWAFVDKYGFSADIFDPTSGNGIAMQLVMDGMKLQPCSPGFVDGRDAILAADKANYSGLHQCLIWDVFARRGLGYSATQGGSDSTNDGAEAFDAPPTCLPTLKITKTAPATVNAGQEIEYTFEVRNDTENKLSFVTVTDTLASGLTYVPGSCTCGTAATIGNVVVLPSFDLEAKQSITCKIKVSTDPTKFSKAFFADDVELGSDKWTIETPTGNTPWEVVSDKQTSGKNAFFAANPAGQNASESDTYLILKDAVTISGTKPQLQFWHWYNTENAWDGGVVEIQVNNGNWQDLGDKMTQNGYNGVISENPASAISERPAFTGNSGKFVLTIADLSSFVGSAIKLRFRMANDAFEGAVGWWVDDIVLADAHSYFNRACVEANGLKACSEVSTLTQAPATGANNVALPVLPLQLYPNPANSNLNVFFAQGFGQQQAQLTIANIAGQVVMDKNLMPLDNSFEIKIDQLPTGYYTLRLTNNQYVWMQNFAINR comes from the coding sequence ATGCCTAAGTCATTACCTACCTTCTTACTGTTGTTGCTTGCTCTTTGTAGCAGTAGCTTGCAATACTCGGGTTTAGTACAAGCCCAAACGCAGTTTAACGGTTTGCCCCCGCAGCAAACCATTGAAAAAGCACTTATACATATACAAAAAAACTATGCCAAATTTGGCGTAACTCCCGCCGATGTAGCAGATTTGATTATTACCGATGCCTACACTACAAAACATAACGGAGTTAGTCATATATACATGCAGCAAGTGGTTAAAGGAATACCAATTTATAATGGTGTTGCAAATGTAAATATTACCGCCAATAATGAAATATTATCGGTAGGTAACCGGTTACAAGCCAATATTGCCCAGCGTATAAATACCGTTAAACCGGTTTTGTCGGAAATAGATGCCTTAAACGCAGCTATTTCACAGCTTAAATTCCCGCTTCCGGATAAGTTAACTATTGGATGGCGGTTTAATCCGGATAAAAACAACTACGAGTTTGTGTTTCCAAAATACCCCAACCAGTTGCCTATTCCATGTAAGCTAATGTTTACCCCAATAACAGCAGCTGACCAAAGTAAGAGCGAAATAAGATTGACATGGGATTTAGCCATGTATCAACCCGATGGCCAGCATTGGTGGAGCGTGCGTATTGATGCTGAAAATGGCCAAATTGTACATAAAATAGACTGGGTAGTGCGCTGTAATTGGCAACACTGCGAAGCCAATGAAACTGCTTGCCCTCCCATGGATAACACTTGCAGTACCCAAACCCATGAAAATTGTGAACACGGCCATACTGAAACGGACGAGATAACAACATCATCGGAAACTTTTAAACAAATGGGCGAATATGATTATAACGTTTATGCCGTGCCGGTCGAAAGCCCAACACACGGCGACCGACAAGTAGTCAATAGCCCGTGGTTGTTAGCACCTAATGCCTCGCCATTTGGCTGGCACGATACAGACGGCGATATTGACCCCGATTATTACATTACACGCGGCAATAATGTACGCGCCCGCGATGACCAAAACGGCGATGACCAAGGCGGCTATTCACCTGGAGATACTACCCTTGATTTCAATTATCCGGTTGATTTTAGCAAAGCCCCCAAAGACAATATGGATCCGGCGCTTACTAATCTTTTTTATTGGAATAATACTATGCACGATTTTTGCTACCTATTTGGTTTTGACGAAGTAAGTGGTAATTTTCAAGAGAATAACTACGGAAAAGGCGGCATCGGAAGCGACTACGTAAACGCTGACGGCCTTGACGGAAGTGGTACAAATAATGCTAATTTCGCAACGGGACCCGATGGCGAAAACCCCCGGATGCAAATGTTTTTATGGGGTGCCGGCGGTGGAGCAGTTATGAAAATTACCGAGCCCCAACCCATAGCAAACGATTATACTTGTGTTTTGGCTTCGTTTGGCCCATCTTTACCATTTGCGCCCGATAAATTAACAGGAGAACTTATATTAGTTGACGACGACTCGGCAAACCCAACCTTAGGATGCGAAGCTCCGTTTGTTAATGCCAACCAAGTAAAAGACAATATTGCCCTAATTGACCGAGGTACCTGCAATTTTACCGTAAAAGTAATGAATGCCCAAGATGCCGGAGCCATTGCCGTAATTGTTTGCCAAAACGATGATTTGGGACCCTTTGCAATGGGTGGCTCTGACCCGGCTATTAATATACCTTCGGTGATGATTAGCAAAGCCGACTGTGAAATTATTAAAGCTCAACTAACCACAGGCTCGGAGGTTTTTGTTGATTTATCAGCTACCGGAAGCAATGAAATTGACGGCGATTTTGATAATGGCGTTATTTGCCATGAATACGGCCATGGCGTATCGAACCGTTTAACGGGCGGCCCCGATAATGCCGGATGTTTGAACAATGGCGAACAAATGGGTGAAGGCTGGAGCGACTTTTTTGGCTTAGCACTAACAACTACCAGTAAACACAAAAGCACCGATGCACGCGGTATAGGCACCTATGTGCTTGGCCAATTGCCCAACGGCTCGGGCATTCGCAACTACCCATATAGTACAGATATGGGCATTAACCCGCACACTTACAACAGCCTAAAAGAAAGCAGCGAAGTGCATTTTGTAGGCGAAGTTTGGTGCGCCATGCTTTGGGACTTGTACTGGGCTTTTGTTGATAAGTATGGATTTAGCGCCGACATATTTGACCCTACAAGCGGTAACGGCATTGCCATGCAATTAGTAATGGATGGCATGAAACTACAACCCTGTAGTCCCGGATTTGTAGATGGCCGCGATGCTATTTTAGCCGCTGACAAAGCCAATTATTCGGGCTTACACCAATGCCTTATTTGGGACGTGTTTGCCCGCCGGGGCTTGGGCTATAGTGCTACCCAAGGGGGCTCAGACAGCACTAACGATGGGGCCGAGGCATTCGATGCACCCCCCACCTGCTTACCCACCCTTAAAATTACTAAAACTGCACCCGCTACGGTAAACGCAGGGCAAGAAATTGAATATACTTTTGAGGTGCGCAACGATACCGAAAATAAACTTAGTTTTGTTACTGTAACAGACACCTTAGCATCCGGATTAACCTACGTGCCAGGCTCGTGTACCTGCGGAACCGCCGCTACCATTGGAAATGTAGTTGTGCTTCCTAGTTTTGATTTAGAAGCCAAACAAAGTATAACATGTAAAATAAAAGTAAGTACCGACCCCACCAAATTTAGTAAAGCATTTTTTGCAGACGATGTTGAATTAGGTAGCGATAAATGGACCATAGAAACCCCTACCGGAAACACACCATGGGAAGTAGTAAGCGATAAACAAACATCGGGCAAAAATGCCTTTTTTGCCGCTAACCCTGCTGGCCAAAATGCCTCAGAAAGTGACACCTACTTAATTTTGAAAGACGCTGTAACCATTAGCGGTACTAAACCCCAGTTGCAATTTTGGCACTGGTATAATACCGAAAATGCATGGGATGGCGGCGTAGTAGAAATACAGGTAAATAATGGCAACTGGCAAGATTTAGGTGATAAAATGACACAAAATGGTTATAACGGCGTTATAAGCGAAAATCCGGCAAGCGCCATCAGCGAACGCCCTGCCTTTACTGGCAACAGCGGTAAATTTGTTTTAACTATTGCCGACTTATCGAGTTTTGTTGGCAGTGCCATAAAACTGCGTTTTCGAATGGCTAACGATGCCTTTGAAGGTGCGGTTGGCTGGTGGGTTGATGACATTGTTTTGGCCGATGCGCATAGCTATTTTAATCGTGCCTGCGTTGAAGCCAATGGCTTAAAAGCTTGTAGCGAAGTTAGCACTTTAACACAGGCACCTGCAACCGGAGCCAATAACGTGGCTTTACCTGTTTTGCCCTTGCAGTTATACCCCAATCCTGCTAATAGTAATTTAAATGTGTTTTTTGCACAAGGCTTTGGCCAGCAACAAGCCCAATTAACTATTGCAAATATTGCCGGACAAGTGGTAATGGATAAAAACTTGATGCCGTTGGACAACTCGTTTGAAATAAAAATTGACCAACTGCCCACCGGATATTATACTTTGCGCCTAACTAATAACCAATATGTTTGGATGCAGAACTTTGCGATAAACCGTTAA